Proteins co-encoded in one Papaver somniferum cultivar HN1 chromosome 5, ASM357369v1, whole genome shotgun sequence genomic window:
- the LOC113283219 gene encoding uncharacterized protein LOC113283219, whose translation MEYLISIAKSKWESFLPPKSEAEIIDEVVNLESMNKEEEVFVDELVFEFSEKVTPNFVPDATIDSTLDSDSVFGSKTDSDKGLNEFPKSTSNIEDLPTSFSEFTVSPPKEIKSIPTGVVEEEFDKAEVNDFGRTDQTDFGWCCFTWT comes from the exons ATGGAATATCTCATCTCCATCGCCAAGAGCAAGTGGGAATCATTTCTACCACCAAAATCAGAAGCAGAAATTATTGATGAAGTTGTGAATCTTGAATCTATGAACAAGGAGGAGGAGGTTTTCGTTGACGAATTGGTATTTGAATTTAGTGAAAAGGTTACTCCAAATTTTGTTCCTGATGCTACTATAGATTCAACTTTAGATTCtgattcagtttttggatctaaaACCGATTCAGATAAGGGTTTAAATGAGTTTCCAAAATCAACATCAAACATTGAAGACTTGCCTACTTCATTTAGTGAATTCACGGTCTCTCCACCTAAAGAAATCAAATCAATTCCTACtggtgttgttgaagaagaatttgATAAAGCTGAAGTGAATGATTTTGGAAGGACGGATCAGACCGATTTTG GGTGGTGTTGCTTCACGTGGACATAG
- the LOC113283220 gene encoding protein DMP8-like, which produces MEQKEDETGIQISTPNNPVDELSQSPSAVQQSTLPKKEYPARRAVAKGVQGTLSKTSLLANWLPTGTLLTFEMIIPSVVGSGLSCTSVRATMMIILLCLCGASCFFFHFTDSFRGPDPDGKVYYGYVTPRGLVVFKPDLGVHTPKDEKYKLKFSDFVHALMSVAVFAAIVAGDRRVTDCLFRRHVKEIDEAMESVPLIVGVICSGLYLVFPNNRYGIGCVSI; this is translated from the coding sequence ATGGAGCAAAAGGAAGACGAAACTGGAATTCAAATATCCACTCCAAATAATCCAGTTGATGAATTGTCTCAATCTCCATCTGCAGTGCAACAATCGACGTTGCCAAAGAAGGAATATCCTGCACGGCGTGCTGTGGCTAAAGGAGTACAGGGAACTCTATCAAAGACGTCGTTGTTGGCAAACTGGTTACCAACAGGAACACTACTAACATTTGAAATGATAATTCCGTCTGTAGTTGGTAGTGGTTTATCATGTACATCAGTGAGAGCCACAATGATGATAATATTATTGTGTCTTTGTGGTGCTTCTTGCTTCTTTTTTCATTTCACAGATAGCTTTAGAGGACCAGATCCAGATGGGAAAGTTTATTATGGGTACGTTACTCCAAGAGGATTGGTTGTGTTTAAACCAGATCTTGGAGTTCACACTCCAAAAGATGAAAAATACAAGTTGAAGTTTTCCGATTTCGTTCATGCACTTATGTCTGTAGCAGTTTTTGCTGCAATTGTTGCCGGTGATCGTAGAGTGACTGATTGTTTATTCAGAAGGCATGTTAAGGAAATTGATGAAGCAATGGAGAGTGTTCCATTAATAGTCGGTGTTATTTGCAGTGGGTTGTACCTTGTCTTCCCTAACAATCGTTACGGAATTGGGTGTGTATCTATATGA
- the LOC113283221 gene encoding ammonium transporter 3 member 1-like isoform X1 — protein sequence MASPDWLNKGDNAWQLTSATLVGLQSVPGLVILYGSIVKKKWAVNSAFMAFYAFSAVLICWVTWAYKMSFGEQLLPFLGKPGPSLDQKFLINQATLPATTQYYHNGTVETAGIAPNYPMGSLVIYQFVFAAITLVLLAGSLLGRMNFKAWMVFVPLWLTFSYTIGAFSIWGGGFLFHWGVMDYAGGYVIHLSSGVAGLTAAYWVGPRLKKDRESFPPNNVLMTLTGAGLLWMGWAGFNGGAPYAANVLSSMAILNTNICATTSILIWTCLDVIFFKKPSVIGAVQGMITGLVCITPGAGLVQGWAAIVMGVLSGSIPWFTMMVVHKRCSLLQKIDDTLGVFHTHAVAGILGGVLTGLFAEPELSALFLPVTNSRGAIYGGSGGMQLGKQLAGAGFIVVLNVIVTTIICLLIRLVIPLRMHEEQLLVGDDAAHGEEAYALWGDGETYDESKHGWYSDDTTHHRKGANTGVIGQLNV from the exons ATGGCATCGCCAGACTGGTTAAACAAAGGAGACAATGCATGGCAGTTAACATCAGCAACTCTCGTTGGTCTACAAAGTGTACCAGGTTTAGTGATTCTTTACGGAAGTATTGTTAAGAAAAAATGGGCTGTTAATTCAGCTTTCATGGCTTTTTATGCCTTTTCTGCTGTTTTAATATGTTGGGTTACATGGGCATATAAGATGTCATTTGGTGAACAGCTTTTACCATTCTTAGGTAAACCTGGTCCTTCATTAGATCAGAAGTTTTTGATCAATCAAGCAACATTACCAgcaacaactcagtattatcataACGGTACTGTTGAAACAGCCGGTATTGCACCAAATTATCCAATGGGATCGCTTGTTATTTATCAGTTTGTTTTTGCAGCTATAACATTGGTTTTATTGGCTGGTTCTTTGTTGGGTAGAATGAATTTCAAAGCTTGGATGGTTTTCGTTCCCCTTTGGTTAACCTTTTCATATACTATTGGTGCTTTTAGTATTTGGGGTGGTGGTTTTTTGTTTCATTGGGGTGTTATGGATTATGCTGGTGGTTACGTTATTCATCTCTCTTCTGGTGTTGCTGGTTTAACTGCTGCTTATTGG GTGGGTCCGAGATTGAAGAAAGACAGAGAGAGTTTCCCACCAAACAATGTGTTGATGACATTGACTGGAGCAGGATTACTTTGGATGGGATGGGCAGGTTTCAATGGTGGTGCTCCATATGCTGCTAATGTACTGTCATCCATGGCTATATTGAACACAAATATTTGTGCAACAACAAGTATTCTTATATGGACATGTTTGGAtgttatcttctttaagaaaccTTCAGTTATTGGTGCTGTTCAGGGAATGATCACTGGTCTTGTGTGCATTACTCCTGGTGCAG GTCTAGTTCAAGGATGGGCAGCTATAGTAATGGGGGTTCTCTCAGGCAGCATTCCATGGTTCACCATGATGGTAGTCCACAAAAGATGTAGCTTACTTCAAAAAATCGACGATACCCTTGGTGTCTTCCATACTCATGCCGTAGCTGGTATTCTTGGAGGTGTTTTGACCGGCTTGTTTGCTGAGCCTGAATTATCTGCTCTTTTCTTACCTGTCACAAACTCTAGGGGTGCAATTTATGGAGGATCAGGTGGAATGCAACTCGGTAAGCAGCTTGCTGGGGCTGGTTTTATCGTTGTTTTGAACGTCATTGTTACGACAATTATATGCTTGTTAATCAGGTTAGTTATCCCACTAAGAATGCACGAGGAACAATTGTTGGTTGGAGACGATGCTGCACATGGTGAAGAAGCTTATGCATTGTGGGGTGATGGCGAAACATACGATGAATCTAAACATGGATGGTATTCTGATGATACTACTCATCATAGGAAGGGTGCCAATACTGGTGTCATTGGCCAGCTTAACGTCTAG
- the LOC113283221 gene encoding ammonium transporter 3 member 1-like isoform X2, giving the protein MASPDWLNKGDNAWQLTSATLVGLQSVPGLVILYGSIVKKKWAVNSAFMAFYAFSAVLICWVTWAYKMSFGEQLLPFLGKPGPSLDQKFLINQATLPATTQYYHNGTVETAGIAPNYPMGSLVIYQFVFAAITLVLLAGSLLGRMNFKAWMVFVPLWLTFSYTIGAFSIWGGGFLFHWGVMDYAGGYVIHLSSGVAGLTAAYWVGPRLKKDRESFPPNNVLMTLTGAGLLWMGWAGFNGGAPYAANVLSSMAILNTNICATTSILIWTCLDVIFFKKPSVIGAVQGMITGLVCITPGAGLVQGWAAIVMGVLSGSIPWFTMMVVHKRCSLLQKIDDTLGVFHTHAVAGILGGVLTGLFAEPELSALFLPVTNSRGAIYGGSGGMQLG; this is encoded by the exons ATGGCATCGCCAGACTGGTTAAACAAAGGAGACAATGCATGGCAGTTAACATCAGCAACTCTCGTTGGTCTACAAAGTGTACCAGGTTTAGTGATTCTTTACGGAAGTATTGTTAAGAAAAAATGGGCTGTTAATTCAGCTTTCATGGCTTTTTATGCCTTTTCTGCTGTTTTAATATGTTGGGTTACATGGGCATATAAGATGTCATTTGGTGAACAGCTTTTACCATTCTTAGGTAAACCTGGTCCTTCATTAGATCAGAAGTTTTTGATCAATCAAGCAACATTACCAgcaacaactcagtattatcataACGGTACTGTTGAAACAGCCGGTATTGCACCAAATTATCCAATGGGATCGCTTGTTATTTATCAGTTTGTTTTTGCAGCTATAACATTGGTTTTATTGGCTGGTTCTTTGTTGGGTAGAATGAATTTCAAAGCTTGGATGGTTTTCGTTCCCCTTTGGTTAACCTTTTCATATACTATTGGTGCTTTTAGTATTTGGGGTGGTGGTTTTTTGTTTCATTGGGGTGTTATGGATTATGCTGGTGGTTACGTTATTCATCTCTCTTCTGGTGTTGCTGGTTTAACTGCTGCTTATTGG GTGGGTCCGAGATTGAAGAAAGACAGAGAGAGTTTCCCACCAAACAATGTGTTGATGACATTGACTGGAGCAGGATTACTTTGGATGGGATGGGCAGGTTTCAATGGTGGTGCTCCATATGCTGCTAATGTACTGTCATCCATGGCTATATTGAACACAAATATTTGTGCAACAACAAGTATTCTTATATGGACATGTTTGGAtgttatcttctttaagaaaccTTCAGTTATTGGTGCTGTTCAGGGAATGATCACTGGTCTTGTGTGCATTACTCCTGGTGCAG GTCTAGTTCAAGGATGGGCAGCTATAGTAATGGGGGTTCTCTCAGGCAGCATTCCATGGTTCACCATGATGGTAGTCCACAAAAGATGTAGCTTACTTCAAAAAATCGACGATACCCTTGGTGTCTTCCATACTCATGCCGTAGCTGGTATTCTTGGAGGTGTTTTGACCGGCTTGTTTGCTGAGCCTGAATTATCTGCTCTTTTCTTACCTGTCACAAACTCTAGGGGTGCAATTTATGGAGGATCAGGTGGAATGCAACTCG GTTAG
- the LOC113279876 gene encoding acyl-CoA C20 Delta5-desaturase-like codes for FTWSALWVAIILSLVTLPIGISLSYHRNLSHESFKLTKSLEYLFAYFGLHAVQGDSMYWVSVHRYHHQFTDTDRDPHTPIKGLWFSHLNWIFHHSHIKEKCGEQSNVMDLQKQAFYRFLGRTQSFHIGGLALMLYVIGLPYLIWGMGVRVAVGHHITLAVNSVCHRWGKRPWETNDLSTKNWVMGILSHGEGWHNNHHAFEFSARLGLEWWQIDVPWYFVKLLEHLGLANDVKVPTVFQKLKLRSYQTMYLW; via the exons ttCACTTGGAGTGCACTTTGGGTTGCCATTATATTGAGTTTGGTAACTTTACCTATAGGGATAAGTCTTTCATACCACAGAAACCTTAGTCACGAGAGTTTTAAGCTCACAAAATCACTGGAATACTTGTTCGCTTATTTTGGGCTTCATGCTGTACAG GGAGATTCTATGTATTGGGTAAGTGTTCATCGGTACCACCATCAATTTACTGATACTGATAGAGATCCACATACTCCAATTAAAGGATTGTGGTTTAGCCACTTGAATTGGATTTTTCATCACAGCCATATCAAGGAAAAG TGTGGAGAACAAAGCAATGTAATGGATTTACAAAAGCAAGCCTTCTATAGGTTTCTTGGACGAACGCAATCCTTTCATATAGGTGGACTGGCACTTATGTTGTACGTCATAGGACTGCCTTACCTTATATGGGGCATG GGAGTAAGAGTTGCAGTTGGGCATCACATCACATTGGCGGTGAATTCAGTGTGTCATCGATGGGGGAAAAGGCCATGGGAAACCAATGATTTGTCTACGAAAAATTGGGTGATGGGGATATTGAGCCATGGAGAAGGTTGGCATAATAACCATCATGCTTTCGAGTTTTCAGCTCGACTAGGGCTGGAATGGTGGCAAATTGACGTACCTTGGTACTTTGTGAAGCTTCTTGAGCATCTCGGATTAGCAAATGATGTCAAAGTGCCAACTGTGTTTCAGAAACTAAAATTGCGTTCCTATCAGACAATGTACTTGTGGTAG